The Suncus etruscus isolate mSunEtr1 chromosome 14, mSunEtr1.pri.cur, whole genome shotgun sequence genome contains a region encoding:
- the IL9 gene encoding interleukin-9 — MILLVLASALLFCSTTSKRCSTSLEILDVQSLITKEQNHDQKCNCSTNGTNCLCLPIPSDNCTTPCFQEGLSQMINATVSQGPRRSLQRLKKSIGRLKNICPSFSCDQPCNRTTTGNPMTFLTSLLEMLQKQMMKGRI, encoded by the exons ATGATCCTCCTGGTCCTTGCCTCTGCCTTGCTCTTCTGCTCCACGACCAGTAAGAGATGTTCCACTTCCTTGGAGATTCTTGATGTTCAGTCTCTCATCACTAAAGAGCAG aatCATGATCAAAAATGTAACTGCAGCACCAAC GGAACCAACTGTTTGTGCCTGCCCATCCCTTCA GACAACTGCACCACCCCTTGCTTCCAGGAAGGGCTGTCACAGATGATCAACGCCACAGTAAGCCAAGGACCCCGCAGGAGTTTACAGAGGTTGAAAAAGTCCATTGGACGCTTAAAGAACATTTGCCCA TCTTTTTCCTGCGATCAGCCATGCAACCGAACTACAACAGGCAATCCTATGACCTTCCTGACAAGTCTCCTGGAAATGCTCCAGAAGCAAATGATGAAGGGCAGAATATGA